The following are from one region of the Desulfitobacterium chlororespirans DSM 11544 genome:
- a CDS encoding DUF378 domain-containing protein has protein sequence MNWLSRVALVLVIIGAVNWLLVSLFQWDLVTAAFGGETLRASSGLSRVIYGLVGVAGLYSITFLFNDSGIKSK, from the coding sequence ATGAACTGGTTATCTCGGGTGGCCTTAGTGCTTGTCATCATTGGAGCCGTAAATTGGCTGTTGGTAAGTTTATTTCAATGGGATCTTGTGACTGCCGCTTTTGGCGGAGAAACCCTTAGAGCCTCATCTGGATTAAGCAGAGTAATCTACGGATTAGTAGGAGTTGCAGGCCTCTACTCTATCACTTTTCTTTTTAATGATTCTGGGATTAAATCT